One region of Manis pentadactyla isolate mManPen7 chromosome 9, mManPen7.hap1, whole genome shotgun sequence genomic DNA includes:
- the DGKA gene encoding diacylglycerol kinase alpha isoform X5 — protein MMRVAEYLDWDVSELRPILQEMMTEVDYDGSGSVSLAEWLRAGATTVPLLVLLGLEMALKDNGQHLWRPKRFPRPVYCNLCETSIGLGKQGLSCNLCKYIVHDQCAMKAEPCEVSTYAKSRKDIGVQSHVWVRGGCESGRCDRCQKKIRIYHSLVGLHCVWCHLEIHDDCLQAVGHECDCGLLRDHILPPSSIYPSVLVSGQERKISNASQKAVDDLSLSTFEALRIDPVSNTHPLLVFVNPKSGGKQGHRVLWKFQYLLNPRQVFNLLKDGPEPGLRFFREVPNCRILVCGGDGTVGWILESIDKAGLPVSPPVAVLPLGTGNDLARCLRWGGGYEGQNLGKILKELEMSKVVHMDRWSVEVIPQQTEEKSDPVPFQIINNYFSIGVDASIAHRFHIMREKYPEKFNSRMKNKLWYFEFATSESIFSTCRKLEESLTVEICGKPLDLSNLSLEGIAVLNIPSTHGGSNLWGDTKKPHGDIHGINQALGAAAKVITDPDILKTCVPDLSDKRLEVVGLESAIEMGQIYTKLKSAGHRLAKCSEITFHTTKTLPMQIDGEPWMQTPCTIKITHKNQMPMLMGPSPRSSNFFGFLC, from the exons ATGATGCGAGTGGCTGAATACCTGGACTGGGATGTGTCTGAGCTGAGACCG ATTCTTCAGGAGATGATGACAGAGGTTGACTATGATGGCAGTGGCTCTGTCTCCCTAGCTGAGTGGCTTCGGGCTGGGGCCACCACTGTCCCCCTGCTAGTGCTGCTGGGTCTGGAGATG GCCCTGAAGGACAATGGGCAGCACCTGTGGAGACCCAAGAGGTTCCCCCGACCAGTCTACTGCAACCTGTGCGAAACAAGCATTGGTCTTGGCAAACAGGGGCTCAGCTGTAACC TCTGTAAATACATCGTTCATGACCAGTGTGCCATGAAGGCCGAGCCTTGTGAAGTCAGCACCTATGCCAAGTCTCGGAAGGACATTGGT GTCCAATCACATGTGTGGGTACGAGGAGGCTGTGAATCTGGGCGATGTGACCGCTGTCAGAAAAAGATCCGCATCTACCACAGTCTTGTCGGGCTGCACTGCGTGTGGTGCCACCTAGAG ATCCACGATGACTGCCTGCAAGCCGTGGGCCATGAGTGTGACTGTGGGCTACTCCGTGATCACATCCTGCCTCCATCTTCCATCTATCCCAGTGTTCTG GTCTCTGGACAGGAGCGTAAAATTAGCAACGCCAGCCAGAAGGCTGTGGATGACTTAAGTTTGAGCACCTTTGAGGCCCTGCGG ATTGACCCTGTTTCTAACACCCACCCACTTCTGGTCTTTGTCAACCCTAAAAGTGGCGGAAAGCAGGGGCATAG GGTGCTTTGGAAATTCCAGTATCTACTAAACCCTCGACAGGTGTTCAACCTCCTCAAAGACGGCCCTGAGCCAGG GCTCAGATTCTTCAGAGAGGTTCCTAACTGCCGAATTTTGGTGTGTGGCGGAGATGGCACCGTGGGCTGGATTCTAGAGAGCATAG ACAAAGCTGGCCTGCCTGTCTCACCCCCTGTTGCTGTGCTGCCGCTGGGCACGGGGAATGACCTGGCTCGCTGCCTAAGATGGGGAGGAG GGTATGAAGGGCAGAATTTGGGCAAGATCCTCAAGGAGTTAGAGATGAGTAAGGTGGTACATATGGATCGATGGTCTGTGGAGGTGATACCCCAACAAACTGAAGAAAAGAGTGACCCAGTCCCATTTCAGATCATCAATAACTACTTTTCCATTGGTGTG GATGCCTCTATTGCCCATCGATTCCACATCATGCGGGAGAAATACCCTGAGAAGTTCAACAGCAG AATGAAGAACAAGCTGTGGTACTTCGAATTTGCCACTTCTGAATCCATCTTCTCAACATGCAGAAAGCTGGAAGAGTCTTTGACAGTTGAG ATCTGTGGAAAACCTTTGGATCTGAGTAACCTATCCTTAGAAGGCATCGCAGTTCTGAACATCCCTAGCACACATGGTGGGTCCAACCTCTGGGGTGATACCAAGAAACCTCATGGGGATATCCATGGGATCAACCAGGCCCTAGGCGCTGCAGCTAAAGTCATCACTGACCCTGATATCCTGAAAACCTGTGTGCCAG ACCTAAGCGACAAGCGACTGGAAGTAGTAGGGCTGGAAAGTGCAATTGAAATGGGCCAGATCTATACCAAGCTCAAGAGTGCTGGACACCGGCTGGCCAAGTGCTCTGAGATCACGTTCCA CACCACAAAAACCCTCCCCATGCAAATTGATGGAGAACCATGGATGCAGACGCCCTGTACA ATCAAGATTACCCACAAGAACCAGATGCCCATGCTCATGGGCCCATCCCCCCGCTCCTCTAATTTCTTTGGCTTCttatgctga